A part of Thermococcus sp. JdF3 genomic DNA contains:
- a CDS encoding dihydroorotase, producing the protein MYDLVLKGKFLTGGKLIEGSIGVSGGRILRVSTGELKGEETIQIGRGKVILPGLIDVHVHLRDFDQRKKETVETGTMAAVHGGITTVFDMPNTQPPVLDVKTFERRKALFEGTAYADYALGFLIRNNCGDAVKAGADFYKIFMGASTGGVFSEDFEGDYSCAPSIVSVHAEDAEIIAQNPERPPEAEIRAIKRALNAAEKLGKPLNVCHVSTTGGIEAILRRNLPWVSFEVTPHHLFLTRKDFEGNPLLRVYPPLRDEEHRRALWRNFSRIPLIASDHAPHTPEDKESGAAGIPGLETEVALLLDAVNRGMLELSDIVEKMHTNPIRIFGIRNKGFEVGKDADFTVVDLKREWTVKPEDFYTKAKWSPWEGRKLKGKVLMTLLRGRVVMEEDEIVGKPEGVRINAGKGNT; encoded by the coding sequence ATGTACGACCTGGTTCTGAAAGGGAAGTTCCTGACGGGTGGGAAACTGATAGAAGGGAGCATAGGGGTTTCTGGCGGCAGGATCCTGCGCGTCTCAACGGGCGAGCTGAAGGGAGAAGAAACCATTCAAATTGGTCGTGGAAAGGTCATACTCCCTGGCTTGATAGACGTGCACGTCCACCTGAGGGATTTTGACCAAAGAAAAAAAGAAACTGTCGAAACTGGCACGATGGCGGCGGTTCACGGGGGAATAACCACGGTCTTCGACATGCCCAACACCCAGCCGCCCGTCTTGGACGTTAAGACATTTGAACGGAGGAAAGCACTGTTCGAGGGGACCGCATACGCTGACTACGCCCTGGGCTTTCTGATAAGAAACAACTGCGGGGATGCTGTGAAGGCCGGTGCGGACTTCTACAAAATCTTCATGGGGGCCTCAACGGGGGGAGTCTTTTCGGAGGATTTTGAAGGGGATTACTCCTGCGCTCCAAGCATCGTTAGCGTCCACGCGGAGGACGCCGAAATTATCGCCCAAAATCCCGAAAGACCGCCGGAAGCCGAAATCAGGGCAATAAAAAGGGCATTGAACGCGGCAGAAAAGCTGGGGAAGCCCCTCAACGTCTGCCATGTATCAACTACTGGTGGAATCGAGGCGATACTGCGGAGAAACCTTCCGTGGGTAAGCTTCGAGGTTACTCCCCACCATCTCTTTCTGACGAGAAAGGACTTCGAGGGGAACCCGCTCCTCAGGGTTTATCCTCCGCTGAGGGACGAAGAACATAGGAGGGCACTCTGGAGGAACTTTTCCCGCATTCCACTCATAGCCAGCGACCACGCACCCCACACGCCGGAGGACAAGGAATCGGGGGCGGCGGGGATACCGGGACTGGAAACGGAGGTGGCGCTTCTCCTCGACGCCGTGAACAGGGGAATGCTCGAGCTTTCCGACATCGTTGAAAAGATGCACACGAATCCAATTAGAATATTTGGAATAAGGAACAAGGGGTTTGAGGTGGGAAAGGACGCGGACTTCACCGTGGTGGACCTCAAGAGGGAGTGGACGGTTAAACCGGAGGACTTCTACACGAAGGCAAAATGGAGCCCGTGGGAGGGAAGAAAGCTGAAGGGAAAGGTATTGATGACC
- a CDS encoding ABC transporter substrate-binding protein: protein MLFSLFAVHSVSAADYTPKDIPLNSDEAKARFKADLQWYLKYGHFVISNGPYILSMYSPENLYLKLEKFNGKRTVFNDDPKLPKDGYADVIEYQGVQNEETIILQVAKGEFDVGLFAFGANKYQGLGSDVLANLNLYKSASSSVELSINPYKDPDQDAPIVTVGDNVYFNPFAIRKVRFAMNWLISRNYIIQNIYQGSGAPALSGITRATRPPSTSIPSTRRSTSPPTETRTSPSR from the coding sequence ATGTTGTTTAGTTTGTTTGCCGTCCACTCCGTCAGCGCGGCGGACTATACCCCGAAGGACATACCGCTGAACAGCGACGAGGCCAAGGCCCGCTTTAAGGCAGACCTCCAGTGGTACCTCAAGTACGGTCACTTTGTCATCAGCAACGGTCCGTACATCCTCTCGATGTACTCTCCCGAGAACCTTTACCTCAAACTTGAGAAGTTTAATGGAAAGAGGACTGTTTTCAATGACGACCCCAAGCTCCCGAAGGACGGTTACGCCGATGTTATCGAGTACCAGGGTGTCCAGAACGAGGAGACCATAATTCTCCAGGTCGCCAAGGGCGAGTTCGACGTTGGTCTCTTCGCCTTCGGTGCCAACAAGTACCAGGGTCTTGGAAGCGACGTCCTCGCCAACCTTAACCTCTACAAGAGCGCCAGCTCCTCCGTCGAGCTGAGCATCAACCCGTACAAGGACCCAGACCAGGACGCCCCGATCGTCACCGTCGGTGACAACGTTTACTTCAACCCGTTCGCCATCAGGAAGGTCAGGTTCGCCATGAACTGGCTCATCAGCAGGAACTACATCATCCAGAACATCTACCAGGGTAGCGGTGCCCCGGCCCTCAGCGGTATCACCCGAGCGACCCGGCCGCCAAGTACTTCGATCCCGTCTACGAGGCGCTCCACCTCACCGCCGACGGAAACGAGGACCTCGCCCTCAAGATGA
- a CDS encoding LPXTG cell wall anchor domain-containing protein, which produces MISDAMQEAAQQVAAAGHTLEKKDDGFWYFDGQPVEVKFVIRTEDERKDIGLYISDLLEKKVGFKVDRMLLDRQKASEIVFRKPISTYEWNLYTGGWGAGGLGSMYPDWQIYYWYSPLGYYPNFNDPRHQPDVTVEDALKYIGDGSVTAGLQKLDTKYYTSEESLGPILKWTTKEIGYLLLMTQYTDPATNTTIVLNNADQYWDLQKIGITMGIMDSVRIFLVENWEFYPVNKERVTDIVSDDSIGIASRWSLMSAKTPDKHLKVAQFASTGALFMSAINPVGGITDVYSTRLWNLIHDTGGTTNFDGIYVPYRCKWTLERGEFTVPDDAVIYNQTQGWIAAHAGETAKVKVTVTCDMGDWQNGVKMTVDDIKYYIAFYYAWAYKDTPDDPYYDSALSDTAATYQTYLGFQFTDNGYVVYGTYVHPFADDITASNYILYPSMPWEMYWAMGELVANGDAYDASSKYSFSSSGEGLLQLDLLTKQHVDDLAKVILKISGLTWDDITSTTTTTETGPSVTTPTTPTTSTETSTGGGNTTTYVVVGLVIIVIAAAAWYFTKKK; this is translated from the coding sequence ATGATAAGCGACGCCATGCAGGAGGCCGCCCAGCAGGTCGCCGCTGCCGGCCACACCCTCGAGAAGAAGGATGACGGCTTCTGGTACTTCGACGGTCAGCCGGTTGAGGTTAAGTTCGTTATCCGTACCGAGGACGAGAGGAAGGACATAGGCCTTTACATCTCCGACCTCCTCGAGAAGAAGGTCGGATTCAAGGTTGACAGGATGCTCCTCGACAGGCAGAAGGCGAGCGAGATCGTCTTCAGGAAGCCGATCAGCACCTACGAGTGGAACCTCTACACCGGTGGTTGGGGTGCCGGTGGTCTTGGAAGCATGTACCCCGACTGGCAGATCTACTACTGGTACTCCCCGCTTGGCTACTACCCGAACTTCAACGACCCGAGGCACCAGCCCGACGTCACCGTTGAGGACGCCCTCAAGTACATCGGTGACGGCAGCGTTACCGCCGGCCTGCAGAAGCTCGACACCAAGTACTACACCAGCGAGGAGAGCCTCGGCCCGATACTCAAGTGGACCACCAAGGAGATCGGTTACCTCCTCCTCATGACCCAGTACACCGACCCGGCCACCAACACCACCATAGTCCTCAACAACGCCGACCAGTACTGGGACCTCCAGAAGATCGGTATCACCATGGGTATCATGGACAGCGTCAGGATCTTCCTCGTTGAGAACTGGGAGTTCTACCCGGTTAACAAGGAGAGGGTTACCGACATCGTCAGTGACGACAGCATTGGTATCGCCAGCAGGTGGAGCCTCATGAGTGCCAAGACTCCGGACAAGCACCTCAAGGTTGCCCAGTTCGCTTCAACCGGTGCCCTCTTCATGAGCGCCATCAACCCGGTTGGAGGTATCACCGACGTTTACAGCACCAGGCTCTGGAACCTCATACACGACACCGGCGGTACCACCAACTTCGACGGTATCTACGTCCCGTACAGATGCAAGTGGACCCTTGAGAGGGGTGAGTTCACCGTTCCGGACGATGCCGTCATCTACAACCAGACCCAGGGCTGGATTGCCGCCCACGCCGGCGAGACCGCCAAGGTTAAGGTCACCGTCACCTGTGACATGGGTGACTGGCAGAACGGCGTGAAGATGACCGTTGATGACATCAAGTACTACATCGCCTTCTACTACGCCTGGGCATACAAGGACACCCCGGACGACCCGTACTACGACAGCGCCCTGAGTGACACTGCCGCCACCTACCAGACCTACCTCGGCTTCCAGTTCACCGACAACGGCTACGTGGTTTACGGTACCTACGTCCACCCGTTCGCCGATGACATTACCGCGAGCAACTACATCCTCTACCCGAGCATGCCGTGGGAGATGTACTGGGCCATGGGTGAGCTCGTCGCCAACGGCGACGCCTACGACGCCAGCAGCAAGTACTCCTTCAGCAGCAGCGGTGAGGGACTCCTCCAGCTCGACCTCCTCACCAAGCAGCACGTCGATGACCTCGCCAAGGTCATCCTCAAGATCTCCGGCCTCACCTGGGACGACATAACCAGCACCACGACCACCACCGAGACCGGCCCGAGCGTTACCACCCCAACAACCCCGACAACCTCGACTGAGACCTCAACCGGAGGCGGCAACACCACCACCTACGTCGTCGTTGGCCTGGTGATAATCGTCATCGCCGCGGCCGCCTGGTACTTCACCAAGAAGAAGTGA
- a CDS encoding ABC transporter permease: protein MGYLKYLVFRILNAILVLLIVTFIISALFVKVAEQSNLAKMNDEMMQWDRTTGQNILRTQGQDAYEKAKAEHEQFLREKYELNLPYWQKVYNKAIRTLKLDFGTTTTPIFGTNNVSDIIKVAVPRSILLFTTATIIVIILGIFLGVRAARHAGSVFDRGLSIFALLTYSLPMWWTGMMFLLIFAFKLGWFPLSSMFDPQLTGWEHVKDVIYKLALPVITYVFVAFGGWAWTTRNIMIGTLQEDFIMAARAKGVPEHKIIYGHALRAAAPPIVTMIIFSLLGSLGGAIISELVFNYPGMGRLYWVALQQNETNLLIGLTYFFTVLYLAGVVLADMVYGFLDPRVKVGASSKM from the coding sequence ATGGGATATCTAAAGTACTTGGTGTTTAGAATTCTGAACGCCATCCTTGTTCTGCTGATTGTGACGTTTATTATCTCGGCACTCTTTGTTAAGGTTGCGGAACAGAGCAACCTGGCAAAGATGAACGATGAAATGATGCAATGGGACAGGACCACAGGTCAGAATATCCTGAGAACGCAGGGCCAGGACGCCTATGAAAAGGCGAAGGCCGAGCACGAGCAGTTCCTTCGTGAGAAATACGAGCTCAACCTTCCGTACTGGCAGAAGGTCTACAACAAGGCCATACGTACGCTGAAGCTTGATTTTGGAACCACCACCACGCCTATCTTCGGAACCAACAACGTCTCCGACATCATCAAGGTTGCCGTTCCGAGGAGCATCCTGCTCTTCACGACCGCGACGATAATAGTTATCATCCTGGGTATCTTCCTTGGAGTCAGAGCCGCCAGGCACGCCGGCAGTGTTTTCGACAGGGGTCTGTCCATCTTCGCACTGCTCACATACAGTCTGCCGATGTGGTGGACCGGAATGATGTTCCTTCTGATCTTCGCCTTCAAGCTCGGCTGGTTCCCGCTCAGCTCGATGTTTGACCCTCAACTCACCGGCTGGGAGCACGTTAAGGACGTTATCTACAAGCTCGCCCTTCCTGTAATCACCTACGTCTTCGTTGCCTTCGGCGGCTGGGCATGGACAACCAGGAACATCATGATAGGCACCCTCCAGGAGGACTTCATAATGGCCGCCAGGGCCAAGGGTGTCCCTGAGCACAAGATCATCTACGGTCACGCCCTCCGCGCCGCGGCTCCGCCGATAGTTACCATGATTATCTTTTCACTCCTCGGTTCGCTCGGCGGTGCCATCATCAGTGAGCTCGTCTTCAACTACCCGGGAATGGGCAGACTCTACTGGGTCGCCCTTCAGCAGAACGAGACCAACCTCCTCATAGGCCTGACGTACTTCTTCACAGTACTCTACCTTGCGGGAGTCGTCCTCGCCGACATGGTCTACGGATTCCTCGACCCGCGTGTCAAGGTCGGTGCTTCCTCCAAGATGTGA
- a CDS encoding ABC transporter permease translates to MRWVDVKEGFKEFLEEFKREKTGIAGVLLLILLVLVALTAPYTTIPDLPDKWRSSAYWEDNPKNVPPTWYNMFTSQKLVPQVSYYGDELSITHPSNTEILIEAPYSFSKGYYLGPQGIIIRNINVTLNMPSEAPTYSLYLERPDGKTVPLVDNKPLTSSTTIAVGRDAAISANIYVWLVNVTEGRELDPFQAQMDPIVIMNINTLVSAAFAKVEPGMKAEDIINNPEPLWGDYKLVLKIDNPAPDQNKVVIDDIKITFLGRSYGTMGTDYLGRDLWAGIIWGSRVSLVIGILVSVLSTVIGLVYGVTSAYLGGNADEFMMRINEIFASIPSLPILILIGATVGHVTLMFIVLLLVIFGWMGIARIARSMALQIKEQTYIEAAKALGAGNGRIIFKHILPQLLPYAFAVIALSVPGAVIAEASLSFLGIGDPTAVTWGQILNAAQAQAATTKGYWWWVLPPGLGIAVVGLTFVLIGTALDKILNPRLRKL, encoded by the coding sequence ATGAGATGGGTCGACGTCAAAGAAGGATTTAAGGAATTCCTTGAAGAGTTTAAGAGGGAGAAGACCGGTATAGCCGGCGTCCTTCTCCTCATCCTCCTCGTCCTCGTCGCGCTTACAGCCCCGTATACAACAATACCGGACCTCCCTGATAAGTGGAGGAGCTCAGCTTACTGGGAGGACAACCCCAAGAACGTTCCGCCGACCTGGTACAACATGTTCACCTCCCAGAAGCTCGTTCCTCAGGTATCTTACTACGGCGATGAGCTCTCGATCACCCACCCGAGCAACACTGAAATCCTGATCGAGGCCCCTTACAGCTTTTCGAAGGGCTACTACCTCGGCCCGCAGGGAATCATCATAAGGAACATAAACGTGACCCTGAACATGCCGTCCGAGGCTCCGACGTACAGCCTGTACCTTGAGAGGCCCGATGGAAAGACCGTTCCCCTCGTGGACAACAAGCCCCTCACGAGTTCCACCACCATAGCCGTCGGTAGGGACGCGGCGATCTCCGCCAACATCTACGTCTGGCTCGTGAACGTCACCGAGGGCAGGGAGCTTGACCCGTTCCAGGCCCAGATGGACCCGATAGTCATCATGAACATCAACACCCTCGTGTCCGCGGCCTTTGCCAAGGTTGAGCCTGGAATGAAGGCTGAGGACATCATAAACAACCCCGAGCCCCTCTGGGGCGACTACAAGCTCGTCCTCAAGATCGACAACCCTGCCCCCGACCAGAACAAGGTCGTCATCGATGACATAAAGATCACCTTCCTCGGAAGGAGCTACGGAACCATGGGTACCGACTACCTTGGAAGGGACCTCTGGGCAGGCATCATCTGGGGTAGCAGGGTCTCGCTCGTCATAGGTATACTCGTCTCCGTCCTCAGCACCGTCATAGGTCTTGTCTACGGAGTTACAAGTGCGTACCTCGGTGGAAACGCCGACGAGTTCATGATGCGTATCAACGAGATCTTCGCCTCAATACCGAGCCTGCCGATACTCATCCTCATCGGTGCCACGGTGGGACACGTGACCCTAATGTTCATAGTCCTGCTGCTGGTCATCTTTGGATGGATGGGAATAGCGAGGATCGCGAGAAGTATGGCCCTCCAGATCAAGGAGCAGACCTACATCGAGGCCGCCAAGGCCCTCGGTGCCGGCAACGGAAGGATCATCTTCAAGCACATACTGCCGCAGCTCCTGCCCTACGCGTTCGCCGTCATAGCCCTCAGCGTTCCGGGTGCGGTTATCGCCGAGGCTTCCCTGAGCTTCCTCGGTATCGGAGACCCGACGGCTGTTACGTGGGGACAGATACTCAACGCGGCTCAGGCGCAGGCGGCGACGACTAAGGGCTACTGGTGGTGGGTTCTCCCGCCCGGGCTCGGTATAGCTGTCGTCGGCCTGACCTTCGTCCTCATAGGTACGGCCCTCGATAAGATACTCAACCCGAGGCTCAGGAAGCTGTGA
- a CDS encoding ABC transporter ATP-binding protein, whose product MAKNVLEVKNLKMYYFTNKGVVKAVDDLTFNLRKGEVLGLAGESGCGKSSLGFTLMGMPTAPGKIVGGSIKIDGREIVGLPEDVLRKEVRWQKIAMIFQGAMNALNPVYTVGHQMIEPLLLHKGMSKDDAIDRAQKYLELVGLDPEIVYRYPHELSGGMKQRVIIASALLLEPEVVIADEPTTALDVVVQAQIINLLKRLKKELGLSMIFITHDLSILAEISDRVAIMYAGKIVEIGDSEKIYYEPAHPYTQKLLSAIPRLHEDIERLEFIPGQPPNLINPPKGCRFNPRCPYVMQVCKEQEPELKEVDKDHYAACWLL is encoded by the coding sequence ATGGCCAAGAACGTACTCGAAGTTAAGAACCTCAAGATGTATTACTTCACCAACAAGGGTGTCGTCAAGGCCGTCGATGACCTCACCTTCAACCTCAGGAAGGGCGAGGTGCTGGGACTTGCCGGTGAGAGCGGATGCGGCAAGTCCTCCCTCGGTTTTACCCTTATGGGAATGCCCACCGCACCGGGTAAGATAGTCGGAGGCAGCATCAAAATCGATGGCAGGGAGATAGTCGGTCTCCCCGAGGACGTCCTCAGGAAGGAGGTCCGCTGGCAGAAGATAGCCATGATATTCCAGGGTGCCATGAACGCCCTCAACCCGGTTTACACCGTCGGTCACCAGATGATCGAGCCGCTCCTCCTCCACAAGGGCATGAGCAAGGACGATGCCATTGACAGGGCCCAGAAGTACCTTGAGCTCGTGGGTCTTGACCCTGAGATCGTCTACCGCTACCCCCACGAGCTCTCTGGAGGTATGAAGCAGCGTGTCATCATAGCCTCTGCCCTCCTGCTTGAGCCCGAGGTGGTCATAGCCGATGAGCCGACAACGGCCCTCGATGTCGTTGTCCAGGCCCAGATCATCAACCTCCTGAAGAGGCTCAAGAAGGAGCTCGGTCTCTCCATGATATTCATCACCCACGACCTCAGCATCCTCGCCGAGATCAGCGACCGCGTTGCCATCATGTACGCGGGCAAGATCGTCGAGATTGGAGACAGCGAGAAGATCTACTACGAGCCGGCCCACCCGTACACCCAGAAGCTCCTCTCAGCTATACCGAGGCTCCACGAGGACATTGAGAGGCTTGAGTTCATTCCGGGACAGCCGCCCAACCTCATCAACCCGCCGAAGGGATGCCGCTTCAACCCGAGGTGCCCATACGTTATGCAGGTCTGTAAGGAGCAGGAGCCCGAGCTGAAGGAAGTTGATAAGGACCACTACGCCGCATGCTGGCTGCTGTGA
- a CDS encoding ABC transporter ATP-binding protein, which yields MAEPVLKVENLKKYFPIKRGFVDTIKGAPQKKVHAVDGISFEIYKQQVFALVGESGCGKSTTGKLIVKLLEPTDGRIYLEGNDVTHVKTKEEILNYRRHVQMIFQDPFSSMNPRFRIFDILEEPLLIHGIGETKAEREELIYKALEMVKITPPEDYVGRFPHMLSGGQRQRVAIARALILNPTFVVADEPVSMLDVSIRAEVLELMKELKEKMGVTYLYITHDMSTARYFADWMAVMYLGRIVEMGPVEKVIDNPLHPYTRALLSAVPEPKPERRNVIKELPIKGEVPNAVDIPPGCRFHPRCIYAQKGLCDAKHPQLVEYEHNHFAECHLVGKY from the coding sequence ATGGCCGAGCCGGTACTTAAAGTTGAAAACCTCAAGAAGTACTTCCCCATCAAGAGAGGCTTCGTGGACACCATCAAGGGTGCCCCGCAGAAGAAGGTTCACGCCGTTGACGGCATAAGCTTCGAGATATACAAGCAGCAGGTCTTCGCCCTGGTTGGTGAGAGCGGCTGTGGTAAATCAACCACCGGAAAGCTCATCGTCAAGCTCCTCGAGCCGACGGACGGAAGGATATACCTCGAGGGCAACGACGTCACCCACGTCAAGACCAAGGAGGAGATACTCAACTACCGCAGGCACGTGCAGATGATATTCCAGGACCCGTTCAGTTCAATGAACCCGCGCTTCAGGATATTCGACATCCTCGAGGAGCCGCTGCTCATACACGGCATAGGCGAGACCAAGGCCGAGCGCGAGGAGCTCATCTACAAGGCCCTCGAGATGGTCAAGATAACCCCGCCAGAGGACTACGTCGGCAGATTCCCGCACATGCTCTCCGGTGGTCAGAGGCAGCGTGTGGCGATAGCAAGGGCCCTCATCCTCAACCCGACCTTCGTCGTCGCCGATGAGCCTGTCTCGATGCTTGACGTGTCCATCCGTGCTGAGGTCCTCGAGCTGATGAAGGAGCTCAAGGAGAAGATGGGCGTCACCTACCTATACATCACCCACGACATGTCCACCGCCAGGTACTTCGCCGACTGGATGGCGGTCATGTACCTGGGTAGGATAGTCGAGATGGGACCGGTCGAGAAGGTCATCGACAACCCGCTCCACCCGTACACAAGGGCACTGCTCTCCGCCGTTCCGGAGCCCAAACCGGAGCGCAGGAACGTCATCAAGGAGCTGCCCATCAAGGGTGAGGTTCCCAACGCCGTTGATATACCGCCCGGATGCCGCTTCCACCCGAGGTGCATCTACGCCCAGAAGGGACTCTGCGACGCCAAGCACCCGCAGCTCGTCGAGTACGAGCACAACCACTTTGCGGAGTGCCACCTCGTTGGCAAGTACTGA
- a CDS encoding NAD+ synthase — translation MRELDYSAVIERITGFIRESVDGAGTDGVVVGISGGIDSATVAYLAAKALGKERVLGLIMPYYENRDLDDAKLVCESLGIDYKIVNIKPIVDEFERAVGGLDTRSRGNVMARTRMVLLYAHANAMNRLVLGTSNRSEVLTGYFTKWGDGASDYAPLINLYKTEVWEIAKLLGVPERIIEKKPSAGLWEGQTDEDELGISYRLLDEILWRMVDLGMEKAEIAGELGISVERVEYVERLVRGSEHKRRLPVGPVL, via the coding sequence ATGAGGGAGCTTGATTACAGCGCCGTCATTGAGAGGATAACCGGGTTCATAAGGGAGAGCGTTGATGGAGCCGGCACCGATGGCGTCGTCGTGGGTATAAGCGGGGGCATAGACAGCGCCACCGTCGCCTACCTCGCCGCGAAGGCCCTCGGAAAGGAGAGGGTTCTCGGCCTGATAATGCCCTACTACGAGAACCGCGACCTTGACGACGCCAAGCTCGTCTGCGAAAGCCTGGGGATTGATTACAAAATAGTCAACATAAAGCCCATCGTGGACGAGTTCGAGAGGGCCGTTGGAGGGCTCGATACCAGGAGCAGGGGAAACGTGATGGCAAGGACGAGGATGGTGCTCCTCTACGCCCACGCCAACGCAATGAACCGCCTCGTCCTCGGAACCAGCAACAGGAGCGAGGTTCTCACAGGGTACTTCACGAAATGGGGCGACGGTGCGAGCGACTACGCTCCCCTCATAAACCTCTACAAGACAGAGGTCTGGGAGATAGCAAAGCTCCTTGGAGTTCCTGAAAGGATAATCGAGAAGAAGCCGTCGGCCGGCCTGTGGGAGGGGCAGACGGACGAGGACGAGCTCGGGATAAGCTACCGCCTCCTCGACGAGATACTCTGGCGCATGGTTGACCTTGGAATGGAGAAGGCTGAAATAGCGGGGGAGCTTGGAATAAGTGTCGAGAGGGTCGAATACGTCGAGAGACTTGTGAGGGGCAGCGAGCACAAGAGGCGCCTCCCTGTTGGCCCCGTCCTCTGA
- a CDS encoding EamA family transporter gives MRRGYLLVFLAASSWGTLGIFAKYLDGFGLSPFTMVFYRVLFALMLLGTYLELRGIGLSLERERLKFYALYGFFSIFLFYTLYFYTVTISSVSFAVLLLYTAPVYSIVLGRLIFKEPLRREKLIALVMVMAGVVLVNGSGAGFSTRALLFGLLTGLTYALYGVLAKLAVRKEEPEKALFYTLLFGLLFLLPFTDFSVPAGAVPYLFALALFPTFLGYILYNHVLKEVEVSRASIVATIEPVVAIVLAFVLFGERLSAAQLAGAALIIGGSVIVHMGEKEGPEEAR, from the coding sequence ATGAGGAGGGGATACCTCTTAGTTTTTCTTGCCGCGTCGAGCTGGGGCACCCTCGGCATATTCGCCAAGTACCTCGACGGCTTTGGCCTCAGTCCGTTCACGATGGTATTTTACCGCGTTCTCTTCGCGCTGATGCTCCTCGGTACGTACCTTGAGCTCAGGGGGATTGGACTGTCCCTAGAAAGGGAGAGGCTGAAGTTCTACGCCCTCTACGGATTCTTCAGCATCTTCCTCTTCTATACCCTCTACTTCTACACGGTGACCATCTCGTCAGTCTCCTTCGCGGTCCTTCTCCTCTACACCGCCCCGGTGTACTCGATAGTTCTGGGCAGGTTGATCTTCAAGGAACCCCTGAGGAGGGAGAAGCTCATCGCCCTCGTCATGGTCATGGCGGGCGTAGTCCTCGTCAACGGTTCCGGGGCCGGGTTCTCGACCAGGGCGCTCCTCTTCGGCCTCCTGACCGGACTGACCTACGCTCTCTACGGGGTTCTGGCCAAGCTCGCGGTGAGGAAGGAAGAACCCGAGAAGGCCCTCTTCTACACCCTCCTGTTTGGGCTCCTGTTTCTCCTCCCCTTCACTGACTTCAGCGTTCCAGCGGGGGCGGTTCCATATCTCTTCGCACTGGCGCTCTTCCCGACGTTCCTCGGCTACATCCTCTACAACCACGTGCTAAAGGAAGTTGAGGTCAGCAGGGCCAGCATAGTTGCCACCATAGAACCCGTGGTCGCCATAGTCCTGGCGTTCGTTCTCTTCGGCGAGAGGCTGAGTGCGGCACAGCTCGCCGGCGCCGCCCTGATCATAGGGGGCTCGGTGATAGTGCACATGGGGGAGAAGGAGGGGCCGGAGGAAGCCCGCTAG